A stretch of DNA from Paenibacillus sp. FSL W8-0186:
ATCGCATATTTTACGGACAGCAGTCCAATTTGGAGTGCGCACATCAATTTTTATTTGAACGTTTTGAACATCGGGAATCTATCATTTTTGTAGTAAAAGATATAAGCAAAGATATGATAAGTGGATTTGCACAATTATATCCTGTTTTTTCGTCTATTTCATTGGAAAGATCTCTAATATTAAACGACTTATTTGTGCTCAGAGAATATAGGAAGCAGGGATTAGGACAACTACTGTTAGAAGAAGCAAGAAGATACGCCGTACAAATAAAAGCAAAAGGAATAGAACTGTCGACAGCGGTTAATAACTTACAAGCTCAGCGACTATATGAAAGAAACGGATATATGAAAGACCAGGATTTTTATCATTATTTTTTAAGTACCAAAGAATAATTAACAAGAAGGGGGAACTATATTGCACCTAGTCATTGTCGAAGGTATACCCGGATCAGGCAAGTCAACAACGGCAAGATTTATATCTTTACAAGCTGAAAGGAATGGAATAGAAACAAAGCTTTTTCATGAATCTGCTTTTCAGCATCCGATCTTTCTAGATCGCGAAGTTACTGATCCTATAGAATGGAGAGAAATTTATCTTGCCAACTTGGACCGCTTTCTGGCAGCTCTACCTGAGGATCATTCCGTCATTGTCATGGAGTCGGTTTTGTTCCAGAATCCAATGATTGAACAACTTCATTTGGATGCAGATAGAGATGATATCATCCGTTTTATAGAAGAAATATACTTGCGATTGGCAGAAATAAATTGCACTTTAATTTATCTCTATCAAGAGGATCCTACTGTTGGAATTCATAGAATGATGGCAGTACGGGGCGGGGAAAATTGGCTTAAGCATACTTATGAGAAATACAAACATATGCCTTATTACGTGAATCGCGGCCAATTAGATGAGAATTTGCACCTGGAATTTTTGTATGAATATGCTGTTTTAGCTCGTGATGCTTATGCAAAATGCAAGCTGAATAGGTTAGCGATTGATAATACGGAGTGGGAATGGCCTCGCTATTACAATAACATATTGGAATTTTTAAACCTGACTTATATGCCTGATCCAATTCTCAGTCCGCAAGAATTAATGCAATATGTGGGGAGCTTCCAAAATGTTGAGTTAGGGGTCAGCATCCATATTGAGTTGCAAAATGAACAGTTAATTATTTTTGGCAATCAGCAATTAAAACCGAGGGACGTTCATACATTTTATTTGGATCATATAAGCATGTCATTGGAGTTCATATCGAATGATGCTGGAGGTTTCTCCTCATTAATCATTACTGAGAAAGATCTAGTTGGGAATCAGAAAGATGAAGGAACCATATTTAAAAGAATTTCCTAATGTATGAAGTGACTTCAAGGGGAAGGTGGGAGGCGAAGTATGGCTGCGGGCTTTTGGGCTAGATTTGGAGCATTACTATTAGATGCGATCATTGTCAGTATTTCATTAGCAATAATCACATTATTCATTAGTGGCAGTGAATTAAATAAAGAATACGTGACAAATTTACTGTCCTTTCTGTATTCACTATTACTGCCAGTATTTTGGGGTGGGTATACTTGTGGGAAGCGTATTTGCGGGATCAAAATTAGAAAAATAAGTGATCATTCCCCGCCGGGAATTGGAACGATGTTATTGCGTAACTTAATTGCGGGTATTGTTTATGGTCTGACCGCAGGGATCGGTGTTTTAATCAGTGCACTCATGGTTGGGTTAAGAGAAGATAAAAGAGCGATCCATGATTTCATCGCCGGGACGGAAGTCGTATATAATGATTAGTTCGTTGCACGTGGAGATAATTAGGCCAAGCTGTAGAGCCAATCATATTAAGGGAGGGCCTCACCGGATAATTATCATATGATTGATCAAAACGCAAAATAACGCTATCGCCTCTCGATTGTGAGATGTATAATCATGGAATAAGCTCACGCATAATAAACGTCCTAGCCTAAGATCAGAGCTATCTAGGCTGGGGCGTTTTATTAATTCAGGCTGACTGCTGCGGAGGAGGATTTTATGTCTAAAACCCCAAAGATGATCCTAAAAGGGACATGTGAAGAAGCAAACTATGTTAGAAATAAACTGATTGAGTTTAATTCCAGGCATGTACCAAACGGTATCTACGAAGAAATTATCTTATGTTCGCGGAATGATAATGGCGAAATTATAGCTGGACTCAATAGTGCAATTTGTTGGAATTGGATGGAGATAGATATCTTGTGGGTAGACGAGTTTTATCGAGGGCAAGGATTCGGACAAAGATTGCTGGAAGAAGCAGAACAAATTGCAAGAGCTAAGGAGTGTGCATTTATTAAATTAAATACCTTTAGTTTTCAAGCGCCTGAATTCTATAAGAAGTATGGGTATAAAGAAATGGCTGTTATCGAGGATGCTCCACGGGGGAGTAGACATTACTATCTCAAGAAAGACTTAATATAATTCTGATACAGTTCAAAAACATGAGAATGGAGAAATCAATGAATGAAAGTAAAGTTAACTAAACAAGATTTTCAGAATACGCAATTAAGCTGGTTATGTATCCAGCCTATGCTGCTAGCTGTTCGTGGAAAGGATCTCACCACAAAACAGAAATGTATCAGCAATTAAATGAAGGGCAGAAAGGTCTGCATTTGTTTTATGAATGGATTATAAATCACAAGGAAGATTTTTTAGAAATGATTGAGACATTAGGGAGGTGATCCCAATAAAGGTTGAACTAAAAGAGCTTACTGTTAATGACTCTTATGATGTCTACAACATGCTCAAAGAAATCGGTCTTGCAGAAAATGGCTTTACAAACTCTTTTCCGTTAGATAACTACCAGACATTTTCTAAGAGTTTATTGCATTATGTTGAGGAAGCCAACGGGATTGGTATAGAGGAAGGCCGTGTTCCGCAAACGATATTCTGGCTTTATATCGATGAATATCCAGTTGCATTTGGCAAGCTCAGGCATCGTCTTAATGAAGAGCTGCTTCAATATGGAGGACATATAGGCTACATGGTTAGATCGAGCGAAAGAGGAAAAGGATACGGAAAATTAATGCTGAAGGAACTGCTAAAAGCAGCACGGGATAAAAAAATCGAAAAGGTATTGATTACTTGTGATGAGACTAACCATCGCTCTAGAAGGGTAATTGAATCGAACCGAGGGGAACTTGAGGGAATTACTAATGGTGTATGTAAATACTGGAGGACTATATTATGAATTTAAATGAGATCGTAAAAACTTATAATTGTAAGCGTGAAGCTTTTATACTAATACTGAACTACTGTTACGACATGAATGGAAATCGGCTTAATATTAGCAGTATGTAAGGTTATTACTGCAATAGCATAAGGAGAAGAATTAATGATACTAGAGCCCACCATACAGGACATTAACAAACTATTTCGATTGCATCATATCTATGATGAGATTATTGAATTTGTGAGATTGTCGGGCACGACTTCAGGTCTTGTTCTAAGACTAGACTCCATAAGAGGGGAAAAGTATATTCTGAAATACGATGATCCGTTTCAAATTCAGTTGGCAGCCCAATTTTTAGATACTTATAAAGACTCTGTATTATTGCCCAAAAATCTATTTGCTTCGCAAGACAGCACATACATTGTCTATAACTTTATAGAGGGCACAACCCATGTGAATCGAGGGAAAAAGAAGGACTGGCTAAGAATAATCACTCAAAATTTACTCAATAAATATGCTAGCTATCAGGGTGAAGACATGTGGGGAAGAATAGGCTACCCGCGGCAAACTTGGAAGGAATTTAATGAAATTAGCATTGAAGAAGCTAAAATCAATATTGGAAATGAATTATCGATCGATGACTACAGTCTGGTTAGATCCACAGCAGATAAATTATATGCTAATGACTTGGAGCAAGGAGAGAAATTCTATTTGCATGGGGATACTGGGGTACACAACTTTGTATATCATGATTCAACTCTAATCGGCGTAATTGATCCATCGCCTATGGTTGGACCTATAGTATATGATTTTCTGTATGCATTTTGTTCTTCCCCGGATGATATGAACATGGATACGTTATTTACGGCCTATAATTTTCTTGAGCAAGGACGAATAGAAAAATCAAGGTTGATAGAGGAAACGTTAATACAACTATATTGTCGGGTAGGGTTAAGCATCAAGCACCACCCAAATGATTTGCCTGAATACAAAGAAGCATGGGCCTATTGGAAACAGATATGTGAATCTAATTGATCCAATTTGTATATGTTTAAAACAGGAGGTATTTCCTTCATGCAACATACACTAACTCTAGACAAAGTTGAATTAATCGAAAAATCCGAATCAGATTACATGTTAGTTCGAAGACGAATCTATGAAGCAAGTAGTTATAAATGCATACTTGACGTAAATAGATAAAATAAATATAATAACTTACATAAAGTAATTAACTATTATCCGGTTAATTAAATTTATTCGTTTGAAGCTATGATAGGCAAATGAACTGATTTATGTTCATCACATGTTCGAAGGGAGGCGGATCCGTCAGGAGAGCTTGACATCGAAACTGGCCAATTCATAAAAACATTTATTTTGGCGGTGGAAAAATGGGTTTTTTGGGCAAAATATTCGGAAGTACAAATAAGGAGGAAAAAACAATGTCAAAACTAAACATCGGAATTATTTTAGGAAGCACGCGTGACGGACGCGTTAGCCCGCAAGTTGGAGAATGGGTGAAAGGGATCGCTGACAAACGCGGGGATGCGAATTACGAAATCGTAGATATTGCTGATTTCAAATTGCCGTTTTTGGGCACAACCGATGGTACGGAGCCAGGAATTGCAGCTTGGAATGAAAAGCTTGCGAACCTAGACGGATTCGTATTCATCGTTCAAGAGTACAATCACAGCATCACAGGCGCATTGAAAAATGCTATTGATTTCGCACGCGAAGCATGGAACAACAAGGCGGCAGGAATCGTAAGCTACGGGTCAACTGGCGGTGCTCGTGCAGCTGAACATCTGCGGGGAATCATGGGCGAATTATTGATTGCAGATGTTCGCGTACATCCGACATTGTCATTGTTTACAGATTTCGAAAACTTCTCTGTTTTCAAACCACAGGATTTGCATCTTGATAACGTGAATGCCATGCTGGATCAAGTAGTAGCTTGGAGCGGTGCATTAAAAGTATTGAGATAAAAACTTGATATTATTTAGCCTGAGGGGACACGAATTATGAAGATATTGGTTACAGGTGTGACAGGAAAATTAGGGACAAAAATTGTTGAAACCTTATTGAAATCAGTGCCTGCGGATCAATTGGCTGTAAGTGTCCGCAATCCGGAGAAAGCAGAAGGATTCCGGGCTCGCGGTGTGGAAGTTCGCCAAGGCGATTTTGACCACCCGAAAACACTGGATACTGCCTTGACAGGAATCGATCGCTTATTAATCATTTCTGCGGACGGGGACAATGAAACACGCATTCGGCAGCATACAAATGCGGTTGCAGCAGCTGAACGCGCTGGTGTTAAATTTATTGCATACACTAGCCTAGTTAACGCGAAAGAAAGCAAAATGTTTCTGTCACCACCGCATAAGGCAACAGAAGAGGCGATTTTGAGAACAAGAATTCCATACTCCTTCTTGCGTAACAACTGGTACTTGGAAAATGAAATTTCAAGCATTCAAGGCGTCCTGGCTGGAGCACCTTGGGTCACATCTGCCGGATCCGGCAAAGTCGGCTGGGCCCTTCAGCAGGAATATGCGGAGGCGGCTGCTGCTGTACTAGCTGAAGATGGTCACGAAAATACCGTCTACGAACTTTCAGGCAAGCTCATGACGCAGGAGCAATTTGCCTCCGCTCTTGGTGAAGTGTTAGGTAAAGACATACCTGTACAACAGGTTGACGACGAAGCCTACGCTGACATCATGAAAGGTGCAGGTGTTCCGGATTTCCTTGTTCCGTTTCTCATAGGCATTCAACAAGGCATTCGAGAAGGCGGGCTAGAGGTCGAAAGCAATGATTTTGAGAAATTGCTCGGTCGGCCAGCTACGCCAGTCCGTGAAGCATTGACTCAAATCGTTAGAGGCATGCCGAGCTCTAAGTAACATAGAACCCGAATTTAAACATCGGCCATTCTATCAAGAATGGCCGGTGTTTTTTGACTTCGCATAACGCTAGGTTGGTTACCCTTGTCGCAGCAGCGATCCGGCTCATATTTCACTTGGAAAGTGGAGTTGTTACTATCGAATGTCAATTGCCGCGCAGTTGGATGCCGTGCCAGCCGCTTATATCACATTGGCCGTATTTATTATCACCCACAGCCGCCACCGTACCGTCCGATTTAAGGCCGACAGTATGGGCAGCCCCTGCCGCAATCGCCACCATATCACGCCAATCACTTACATTACATTGACCATACTCATTCCAACCGA
This window harbors:
- a CDS encoding RDD family protein; translation: MAAGFWARFGALLLDAIIVSISLAIITLFISGSELNKEYVTNLLSFLYSLLLPVFWGGYTCGKRICGIKIRKISDHSPPGIGTMLLRNLIAGIVYGLTAGIGVLISALMVGLREDKRAIHDFIAGTEVVYND
- a CDS encoding GNAT family N-acetyltransferase, yielding MSSKYDVYQATIKDLDELSNLFNEYRIFYGQQSNLECAHQFLFERFEHRESIIFVVKDISKDMISGFAQLYPVFSSISLERSLILNDLFVLREYRKQGLGQLLLEEARRYAVQIKAKGIELSTAVNNLQAQRLYERNGYMKDQDFYHYFLSTKE
- a CDS encoding GNAT family N-acetyltransferase, encoding MSKTPKMILKGTCEEANYVRNKLIEFNSRHVPNGIYEEIILCSRNDNGEIIAGLNSAICWNWMEIDILWVDEFYRGQGFGQRLLEEAEQIARAKECAFIKLNTFSFQAPEFYKKYGYKEMAVIEDAPRGSRHYYLKKDLI
- a CDS encoding GNAT family N-acetyltransferase, which codes for MIPIKVELKELTVNDSYDVYNMLKEIGLAENGFTNSFPLDNYQTFSKSLLHYVEEANGIGIEEGRVPQTIFWLYIDEYPVAFGKLRHRLNEELLQYGGHIGYMVRSSERGKGYGKLMLKELLKAARDKKIEKVLITCDETNHRSRRVIESNRGELEGITNGVCKYWRTIL
- a CDS encoding NADPH-dependent FMN reductase, with the translated sequence MGFLGKIFGSTNKEEKTMSKLNIGIILGSTRDGRVSPQVGEWVKGIADKRGDANYEIVDIADFKLPFLGTTDGTEPGIAAWNEKLANLDGFVFIVQEYNHSITGALKNAIDFAREAWNNKAAGIVSYGSTGGARAAEHLRGIMGELLIADVRVHPTLSLFTDFENFSVFKPQDLHLDNVNAMLDQVVAWSGALKVLR
- a CDS encoding SDR family oxidoreductase, coding for MKILVTGVTGKLGTKIVETLLKSVPADQLAVSVRNPEKAEGFRARGVEVRQGDFDHPKTLDTALTGIDRLLIISADGDNETRIRQHTNAVAAAERAGVKFIAYTSLVNAKESKMFLSPPHKATEEAILRTRIPYSFLRNNWYLENEISSIQGVLAGAPWVTSAGSGKVGWALQQEYAEAAAAVLAEDGHENTVYELSGKLMTQEQFASALGEVLGKDIPVQQVDDEAYADIMKGAGVPDFLVPFLIGIQQGIREGGLEVESNDFEKLLGRPATPVREALTQIVRGMPSSK